In Malassezia japonica chromosome 2, complete sequence, one DNA window encodes the following:
- the AGC1 gene encoding mitochondrial aspartate-glutamate transporter agc1 (EggNog:ENOG503NUHH; COG:C), translated as MFSPVFCDALPLAAAASTDPKHGAAKIDVQVYTPSHPTGALLKKLQELDAISKQNGVVSYGKRNVGGGEVTCHQVTILDTGKVTAVKDLGTASKLPSEVSTARSTLRNIGESAYNFLLGGVAGSVGATLVYPIDLVKTRMQNQRSNVVGEALMYKNSLDCAKKVLQKEGFLGFYSGLLPQLLGVAPEKAIKLTMNDLVRNLSQDDQGQVPIVAEVMAGGIAGGSQVVFTNPLEIVKIRLQVQGEMSKDPSQVKNGAIQIIRRLGLFGLYKGATACLLRDIPFSAIYFPLYAHLKSDMFGQTDPSKKLTFGQLISAASIAGIPAAFLTTPADVIKTRLQVEARKGQTTYKGIGDCFVQILQKEGPAALFKGSLARVLRSSPQFGATLVTYEYLKKLLPHPFGPTSNAARLPDVVNEQEFREVQDALKLVSSIHYLSRTA; from the exons ATGTTTTCCCCAGTCTTTTGTGACGCCTTGCCGCTggcggccgctgcgtcgACAGACCCGAAGCATGGAGCGGCGAAGATTGATGTTCAG GTGTACACGCCGAGTCATCCGACCGGTGCCCTGTTGAAAAAGCTCCAGGAGCTGGATGCTATTTCCAAGCAGAACGGCGTGGTTTCCTACGGGAAGCGCAACGTGGGTGGTGGCGAAGTGACCTGCCACCAGGTCACGATCCTCGACACGGGCAAAGTGACGGCTGTCAAGGATCTTGGCACCGCCTCCAAGCTCCCGTCTGAGGTGAGCAcggctcgctcgacgctACGCAACATTGGCGAGTCTGCGTACAACTTTTTGCTCGGCGGTGTGGCCGGCTCGGTGGGTGCGACACTCGTGTACCCGATTGACCTTGTCAAGACGCGTATGCAGAACCAGCGCTCGAACGTCgtgggcgaggcgctgatgTACAAAAACAGCCTGGACTGCGCCAAGAAGGTGCTGCAAAAAGAGGGCTTCCTTGGCTTCTACTCGGGTCTCTTGCCGCAGCTGCTGGGTGTCGCGCCGGAGAAGGCCATCAAGCTCACGATGAACGACTTGGTGCGCAACCTCTCCCAGGACGACCAGGGCCAAGTGCCCATTGTTGCCGAGGTCATGGCGGGTGGTATTGCCGGTGGTTCGCAGGTGGTCTTTACGAACCCTCTCGAAATCGTCAAGATCCGTCTACAGGTGCAGGGCGAGATGAGCAAGGACCCCTCGCAGGTGAAGAACGGCGCGATCCAGATCATCCGCCGCCTGGGTCTCTTTGGTCTGTACAAGGgtgcgacggcgtgctTGCTGCGTGACATTCCCTTTAGCGCAATCTACTTCCCGCTGTACGCGCATCTCAAGTCGGACATGTTTGGCCAGACGGACCCCAGCAAGAAGCTCACCTTTGGCCAGCTGAtctcggccgcgtcgatcgccgGTATCCCTGCCGCATTCCTCACGACGCCCGCCGATGTGATCAAGACGCGTCtccaggtcgaggcgcgcaaaggCCAGACGACGTACAAGGGCATTGGCGACTGCTTCGTCCAGATTCTCCAAAAGGAGGGCCCCGCGGCCTTGTTCAAGGGTTCGCTCGCACGTgtgctgcgctcgtcgccgcagTTTGGTGCGACGCTGGTTACGTACGAGTACCTCAAGAAGCTGCTTCCTCATCCCTTTGGCCCTACCTCGAACGCGGCCCGCCTGCCGGACGTGGTGAACGAGCAAGAGTTTAGGGAGGTGCAGGATGCCCTGAAGCTCGTCTCGAGCATCCACTACctgtcgcgcacggcgtag
- the HSP60 gene encoding chaperonin (COG:O; BUSCO:EOG09261J0P; EggNog:ENOG503NY3W) has protein sequence MSSLLRATAKASAPRALGARQLSSSASVLNHKEVKFSNDGRAAMLNGVNLLANAVSVTLGPKGRNVIIEQPFGGPKITKDGVTVAKSISLKDKFENLGARLVQDVASKTNEVAGDGTTTATVLARAIYSEGVKNVAAGCNPMDLRRGSQAAVEAVINYLEQNKREVTTSEEIAQVATISANGDKHIGTLISTAMEKVGKEGVITVKEGKTLEDEIEITEGMRFDRGYISPYFITDVKTQKTDFEKPLVLLSEKKISALQDILPTLEAAAQSRRPLLIIAEEIDGEALAACILNKLRGQLQVCAVKAPGFGDNRKNILGDLAILTGGTVFTDELDIKLERATPDMLGTTGSVTVTKEDTIFLNGGGEKDAITARCEQIRAAMNDPSTSEYDRTKLQERLAKLSGGVAVIRVGGSSEVEVGEKKDRYDDALCATRAAVEEGIVPGGGVALLKASKALDSITTANFDQQLGVSIIKNALTRPARQIVENAGEEGSVVVGKLLENPGEFSFGYDASVGEYKDLVQAGVLDPLKVVRTALQDASGVASLLTTSECCVVEAPEEKPAAPPMGGMGGMGGMGGMGF, from the coding sequence ATGTCGTCTCTTTTGCGCGCTACTGCCAAggcgagtgcgccgcgtgctctcggcgcgcgccagctctcgtcgtcggcttCTGTGCTGAACCACAAGGAAGTGAAGTTTTCCAACGATGGCCGTGCTGCTATGCTGAACGGTGTCAACCTTCTCGCGAACGCGGTCAGCGTTACGCTTGGCCCTAAGGGCCGCAACGTGATCATTGAGCAGCCCTTTGGTGGCCCTAAGATCACCAAGGATGGTGTGACGGTCGCCAAGTCGATCTCGCTCAAGGACAAGTTTGAGAacctcggtgcgcgcctcgtccaggacGTTGCGAGCAAGACCAACGAGGTGGCCGGTGACGGTACCACCACTGCCACCGTCCTTGCCCGCGCCATCTACTCGGAGGGTGTCAAGaacgtcgccgccggctgcAACCCCATGGACCTGCGCCGTGGCTCGCAGGCGGCTGTGGAGGCTGTGATCAACTACCTCGAGCAGAACAAGCGCGAGGTGACCACCTCGGAGGAGATTGCGCAGGTTGCGACCATCTCTGCCAACGGCGACAAGCACATTGGCACGCTCATCTCGACTGCCATGGAGAAGGTCGGTAAGGAGGGTGTGATCACCGTCAAGGAGGGCAAGAccctcgaggacgagatcGAGATCACCGAGGGTATGCGCTTCGACCGCGGCTACATCTCGCCCTACTTTATCACCGACGTCAAGACCCAAAAGACGGACTTTGAGAAGCCCCTGGTGCTGCTCAGCGAGAAGAAGATCTCGGCGCTCCAGGACATTCTCcccacgctcgaggccgccgcgcagtcGCGCCGCCCTCTGCTGATCATTGCCGAGGAGATtgacggcgaggcgctcgccgcgtgcaTTCTCAACAAGCTGCGTGGCCAGCTCCAGGTGTGCGCTGTCAAGGCCCCTGGCTTTGGTGACAACCGCAAGAACATCCTCGGTGACCTTGCCATCCTCACTGGTGGCACCGTCTtcaccgacgagctcgacatcaagctcgagcgcgctaCGCCCGACatgctcggcacgacggGCAGCGTCACCGTGACCAAGGAGGACACCATCTTCCTCAACGGCGGTGGCGAGAAGGACGCCATCACGGCTCGCTGCGAGCAGATCCGCGCTGCGATGAACGACCCGAGCACCTCGGAGTACGACCGCACCAAGCTCCAGGAGCGTCTCGCGAAGCTCTCGGGCGGTGTCGCCGTCATCCGCGTCGGTGGCTCGTccgaggtcgaggtcggcgagaAGAAGGACCGctacgacgacgcgctctgcGCTACCCGCGCTGCCGTCGAGGAGGGTATCGTCCCCGGTGGTGGTgttgcgctgctcaaggcCTCTAAGGCGCTTGACTCGATCACTACTGCCAACTTTGACCAGCAGCTCGGTGTGTCGATCATCAAGAACGCCCTgacgcgccccgcgcgccaGATTGTGGAGAACGCCGGTGAGGAGGGCTCGGTCGTGGtcggcaagctgctcgagaaCCCTGGCGAGTTCAGCTTTGGCTACGacgcgagcgtcggcgagtaCAAGGACCTTGTCCAGGCCGGTGTGCTCGACCCGCTCAAGGTGGTGCGCACTGCGCTCCAGGACGCTTCCGGCGTTGCCTCGCTCCTGACCACGTCCGAGTGCTGCGTCGTGGAGGCCCCCGAGGAGAAGCCTGCTGCCCCGCCGatgggcggcatgggcggcatgggcggcatgggcggcatgggcTTCTAA
- the hsp10 gene encoding mitochondrial heat shock protein Hsp10 (BUSCO:EOG09265H9T; COG:O; EggNog:ENOG503P5D4) → MATSTIRSIKSVVPLLDRVLVQRFKPETKTASGLFLPSSSASSPLPEASVIAAGPGAPDKEGKVVPVSVQPGDKILLPSWGGNQIKVGDEEYLLIRDSEILAKIKE, encoded by the exons ATG GCTACCTCTACCATCCGTTCGATCAAGTCGGTTGTCCCGCTCCTGGACCGCGTGCTGGTCCAGCGCTTCAAGCCCGAGACCAAGACGGCCTCGGGTCTCTTCCtgccctcgtcgagcgcttcgTCGCCGCTCCCGGAGGCGTCGGTGATTGCTGCCGGCCCGGGCGCGCCTGACAAAGAAGGCAAGGTTGTGCCGGTCAGCGTGCAGCCTGGTGACAAGATTCTCCTCCCGTCGTGGGGCGGTAACCAGAtcaaggtcggcgacgag GAGTACCTCCTCATCCGCGACTCGGAGATCCTCGCCAAGATCAAGGAGTAG
- the MNH1 gene encoding Protein mago nashi (EggNog:ENOG503P00Z; COG:A): MSDFYVRTGHQGRHGHEFLEFEYNRGRLRYANNSNYRNDSLIRKEMWISPLMIQELRRIVEESEIVKYVCYAFTNRREDDAKWPKKNVVGRQELEIRLGKDHISFETSKIGSLVEVQESDDPEGLRVMYYLIQDLKCLIFSLISLNFKIKPISV; the protein is encoded by the exons ATGTCGGATTTCTACGTGCG TACTGGGCACCAAGGACGGCACGGCCACGAGTTCCTAGAGTTCGAGTACAACCGCGGACGCTTGCGCTACGCCAACAACAGCAACTATCGCAATGACAGCTTGATCCGCAAAGAGA TGTGGATTAGCCCGCTGATGATCCaggagctgcggcgcatcgtcgaaGAGAGCGAGATCGTCAAGTACGTGTGCTACGCCTTCACTAACCGCAGGGAGGACGACGCAAAGTGGCCCAAGAAGAATGTCGTCGGgcgccaggagctcgagatcCGGCTTGGCAAGGACCACATTTCCTTCGAGACGTCCAAGATTGGCTcgctggtcgaggtgcaAGAAAGCGACGACCCCGAAGGGCTGCGTGTGATGTACTACCTGATCCAGGACCTCAAg TGCCTCATCTTTAGCCTGATTTCGCTCAATTTCAAAATCAAGCCGATCAGCGTTTGA
- a CDS encoding uncharacterized protein (EggNog:ENOG503P034; COG:G; TransMembrane:4 (o248-273i285-307o313-333i523-542o)) has product MSDFRDPDRANSGRSSDPLLVWNGAERAGVSSPPSLRASRPRLENTLLLSGLSGESPPPYTAVESESPTTAADDTPTGASTATDLNTNRRARASTLPCNAVPLVSHATAQVDGGDTDTASVSSLDLVLPDESIARTQKRMRRASAIVEDRPSAASVTSPLAAIVPSFLSRKSYVSAVEAKKAEEQRTDSVEALEPLPAAFMVLLHSLRLFATVPGIIGTILCFRRGCAQLAVHYRWFRTMEDMRTPGALEYFICCFWALCTAFHALSLMTLLLRRWLIYYAVLPSIIRLVAFQSICWTLVRISLYLFGPEQPIGGWLLVSSFTAAVDVVARWITSNITDLDDTEHDAHAHSDYPDTGASDGEGLYSANESGASTMPSQASLAHQQRIRRYREQSARLFRVLVGGASDEENTLSDSDLSDTDSKPELSGQRGDLARRRRLLDPNAPVTSDSDALSPAPYAMDAALWRLRVDARRSRAHRSRTQRLRQRRKAKQSQISSFFQNYRAARIHSRRVFHWEVAMWRNVMPIALLGYLSLWVLILAWFSQSHSTDSL; this is encoded by the coding sequence ATGAGTGACTTCCGGGATCCGGACCGAGCCAATTCTGGGCGGTCCTCGGATCCTTTGCTAGTGTGGAACGGAGCGGAACGCGCAGGCGTGTCCAGTCCGCCGTCGCTCCGCGCATCCCGCCCGCGGCTCGAGAACACGCTGCTGCTAAGTGGCTTGTCCGGCGAGTCTCCTCCGCCTTATACCGCCGTGGAGAGCGAATCGCCGACCACCGCGGCGGACGACACACCCACGGGCGCATCGACGGCTACAGACCTGAATACCAATCGGAGAGCACGCGCGTCAACGTTGCCGTGTAATGCGGTGCCTCTCGTCTCGCACGCCACTGCCCAGGTCGACGGCGGAGATACCGATACCGCCTCTGTCTCGTCTCTGGACCTCGTCCTACCAGACGAGTCGattgcgcgcacgcagaagcgcatgcgccgcgcgagcgcgattGTTGAAGACCGGCCTTCGGCCGCTTCGGTGACGAGCCCTTTAGCGGCAATCGTCCCCTCTTTCCTCTCGCGCAAGAGCTATGTCTCTGCTGTCGAGGCAAagaaggccgaggagcagcgcaccgactcggtcgaagcgctcgagccTCTTCCGGCCGCTTTTATGGTCTTGCTGCACAGCCTGCGTTTGTTTGCGACGGTGCCTGGCATTATCGGCACGATCCTCTGCTTCCGGCGGGGATGCGCTCAACTCGCCGTGCACTATCGGTGGTTCCGTACGATGGAGGacatgcgcacgccgggcgcgctcgagtacTTTATCTGCTGCTTCTGGGCGCTCTGCACCGCATTCCACGCCCTATCGCTCAtgacgctgctgctgcgccgctggctGATTTACTACGCAGTGCTTCCTTCGATCATTCGATTGGTTGCGTTCCAGTCTATTTGTTGGACGCTGGTGCGCATTTCTCTTTATCTTTTTGGGCCGGAGCAGCCGATCGGCGGCTGGCTGCTCGTCTCGAGTTTCACAGCTGCGGTCGATGTCGTGGCACGTTGGATCACAAGCAACATTACCGATTTGGACGACACGGAGCACGACGCACACGCGCACTCAGACTACCCTGACACGGGTGCATCGGACGGCGAGGGACTGTACAGCGCGAAcgagagcggcgcctcgacgatgccgtctcaggcgtcgctcgcgcatcAGCAGCGCATTCGGCGGTACCGCGAGCAGAGTGCGCGACTCTTTCGTGTGCTGGTCGGCGGTGCTTCCGACGAAGAAAACACACTTAGCGACTCGGACTTGTCGGATACCGACTCCAAGCCGGAGCTCAGCGGGCAACGTGGCGATctcgcgaggcgcaggcgcctgcTGGACCCCAACGCGCCTGTGACGAGcgacagcgacgcgctgagTCCCGCGCCCTATGCAATGGATGCGGCGCTGTGGCGCCTCCGTGtggacgcgcgccgctcgcgtgcgcatcgctcgCGGACGCAGCGCttgcggcagcggcgcaaggcgaaGCAGTCTCAGATTTCGTCCTTCTTCCAGAACTaccgcgcggcacgcatcCACTCTCGGCGCGTCTTCCACTGGGAAGTGGCCATGTGGCGCAATGTGATGCCCATCGCGTTGCTCGGCTACCTGTCGCTTTGGGTGCTGATTCTCGCCTGGTTCTCCCAGTCGCACTCGACGGATTCTCTGTGA
- a CDS encoding uncharacterized protein (COG:I; EggNog:ENOG503NW62) yields MPAFKGRSRGLSNVTESDTSAANGRTRKSMPNIFGSSGGGSGMASLSVPGSPTRESKTPPFRSPRRTPEPEPKSFKPASGHPGNLSSEQQKALDTLRQSLLDAKVIEKSEDAPPHQEVQLLRFLRARSFDVNAAREMYLRAEKWKSSVNLDQLCTEWSFEERDVVAKHGWRMYFHKTDRLGRPIFIQDLSNLDPDKVFSHTSPDRIVQNFAVTLEEAVRYRYLACTMSQGHLVDDNFMVLNVAGLGLGTFWAMKNQLQSLLSILDDNFPELSGRVQIINAPYLFSTVWSYIKGWLPAQTAEKIDICGTDYLPTISNYVDMHAWPKHLGGHCVCDVAPESTRKACEVSDAGPWEPALCSVRAKNKET; encoded by the exons ATGCCCGCTTTCAAGGGACGGTCCCGTGGTCTTTCCAACGTCACTGAATCTGATACATCCGCGGCGAATGGGCGTACTCGCAAAAGCATGCCGAATATCTTTGGGAGCAGTGGCGGCGGTTCTGGGATGGCTTCACTGAGCGTGCCTGGCTCCCCGACGCGCGAGTCCAAGACGCCGCCGTtccgctcgccgcggcgcacgcccgagcccgagccgaaGAGCTTT AAACCTGCCTCGGGCCACCCTGGCAACCTCTCGAGCGAGCAGCAAAAAGCGCTAgacacgctgcgccagtCCTTGCTGGACGCGAAGGTGATTGAGAAGTCTGAGGACGCACCACCGCACCAGGAAGTGCAGCTACTGCGTTTCCTGCGTGCGCGTAGCTTTGATGTGAATGCTGCCCGCGAAATGTACCTTCGGGCGGAGAAGTGGAAGAGCTCGGTGAATCTGGACCAGCTGTGCACCGAGTGGTCCTttgaggagcgcgacgtggtgGCGAAGCATGGCTGGCGCATGTACTTCCACAAGAccgaccgcctcggccgtcCCATCTTTATCCAGGACCTGTCCAACTTGGATCCCGACAAGGTCTTTTCGCATACTTCGCCCGACCGCATCGTGCAAAACTTTGCCGTGACGCTAGAGGAGGCGGTGCGTTATCGGTACCTCGCATGCACTATGAGTCAGGGGCACCTTGTGGACGACAACTTTATGGTGCTCAACGTCGcaggcctcggccttggcacCTTTTGGGCGATGAAAAACCAGCTGCAGAGCCTGCTCAGCATTCTGGACGACAACTTCCCCGAGCTTTCGGGACGCGTGCAAATCATCAACGCGCCTTATCTTTTTTCTACCGTTTGGTCCTACATCAAGGGCTGGCTCCCTGCACAAACCGCCGAGAAGATCGACATCTGCGGCACCGACTATCTCCCTACCATCTCCAATTATGTCGACATGCACGCCTGGCCGAAGCACCTGGGTGGCCACTGCGTCTGCGACGTGGCCCCAGAGAGCACGCGCAAGGCATGCGAAGTGAGCGACGCTGGCCCATGGGAGCCCGCGCTGTGCTCTGTGCGCGCCAAGAACAAGGAGACGTAG
- a CDS encoding uncharacterized protein (EggNog:ENOG503PKZV), producing MFMGVDDITRLTTVSAGWESEMLRLLHYCGPTITHLSLWQTESRALLRDAAQVKRTTAAAQPIWAIGEQLLLDDTPDEEMYAPVDPGDIPRWLQAELDSAPADQVAKQHAAHFPFAPRANTAALWRDRPRPRACTPRYLSLVMSYPFYENERPDLFANMTIWSEVEELDIYMAGDAAKSLYLLARLGETKIKRLRVSSAHASFALEVESSADAEPSETRPKPWWTNACAALDELVTSRELAQAFVNEFAGRFMDDPLVLETACLRRLEGEPPAGAWSNAPLEAELAARRKRLAVRLTLTQGNQAIWGKLKHRQWDFRERAQYGRPGAWSLLLR from the exons ATGTTTATGGGGGTGGACGAT ATTACGCGCCTCACGACCGTCTCGGCTGGCTGGGAGTCGGAAATGCTGCGCCTGTTGCACTACTGCGGACCTACCATTACGCACCTGTCGCTATGGCAGACGGagtcgcgtgcgctgctgcgcgacgccgcgcaggtcaagcgcacgacggctgctgcgcagccgaTCTGGGCAAttggcgagcagctcctgctcgacgatacgccggacgaggagatgtacgcgccggtcgaccCCGGCGACATCCCGCGCTGGCTCCAGGCCGAGCTGGattcggcgccggccgatCAAGTCGCcaagcagcacgccgcgcacttTCCcttcgcgccgcgcgccaacACGGCGGCCTTGTGGCGCGACCGGCCCCGGCCACGCGCGTGCACGCCACGATACCTGAGCCTTGTAATGAGTTACCCCTTTTACGAAAACGAGCGCCCGGACCTCTTTGCAAACATGACCATCTGGTCCGAGGtggaggagctcgacatCTACATggcaggcgacgccgccaaGTCGCTCTACCTCCttgcgcggctcggcgagacAAAGAtcaagcgcctgcgcgtgtCATCGGCGCACGCTTCGTTTGCGCTGGAAGTCGAGTCGtctgccgacgccgagccgTCGGAGACGCGGCCGAAGCCATGGTGGACGAATgcgtgtgcggcgctcgacgagctcgtcacctcgcgcgagctcgcgcaggcgttTGTGAACGAGTTTGCCGGGCGCTTTATGGACGATCCGCTGGTGCTCGAGACCGCgtgcctgcggcgcctcgagggCGAGCCGCCCGCGGGGGCGTGGAGCAACGCGCCGCTGGAggccgagcttgcggccaggcgcaagcgcctggcGGTGCGCCTTACACTTACCCAGGGCAACCAGGCGATCTGGGGCAAGCTCAAGCACCGGCAATGGGACTTTCGGGAGCGTGCACAGTACGGCCGCCCCGGGGCGTGGTCGCTGCTGCTTCGATAG